The following are encoded together in the Silurus meridionalis isolate SWU-2019-XX chromosome 2, ASM1480568v1, whole genome shotgun sequence genome:
- the pprc1 gene encoding peroxisome proliferator-activated receptor gamma coactivator-related protein 1 isoform X2 has product MAARWGTGEEMLTACNIEYFSPTTIDESEILHEGLCVLQNSGLDTEDALEALGGCLDPSILSIFEESANGEVKSGVDEESEATLLTALTEILDNVDDENLSPFDTLPDMDLLQGQKGHEHSPLRKFLSLSCTPPERMSMCNSRQFAGKRFDGGEDAAAASFSELIQDLDVSSELDWCLPISLEQDGETVSVTLSDLVKHMHPYAMTLCVEGEEQLLPEEGIILEVMDKGEHGEPILSIPDLSFPLSLDGVEDEQNVPEHSIDKAMLKPEDPPSELTISKISTIKDNKVENVNVKQPKKESPEKGVLKRKKKRKPEEPKLAEGRVLRSMSSNKIVEEPSKEVEQQKRKKKVTFAPALTVDKNEMCQDKSSLVKTTEVHVPEEIPSSTTVPTANSVSNQVCTDVIKSNHLTVPEEEVTPSEPKQKSLSLQQYRLLRQQKKPTPLEKVGDNSTKWPTLPETPKELPPIPCLPDPNLKDPRRSSSTPVKKEIVPEIMPAWHPRGPGAPPTPQALLVPPASMLGASKKPVSCKSGSPDPTKPADNSSTSTYSSTQPCPQKPPVPTNMPENTIPNKVSQATKQASADIAPSLPVATRVEEAKELLAAKQAKCLQNTPSVSSPLTVTQLSATSKDQEISQTQVVPEIITITTKTDTTKAAANNLNAASITKPMVEVPAPKPAKNIQSICARNPIVCSQRHVAPIALQPFSSAPIQARIMKLAEQMRLASVAAPKVKSPTAELIESFTSEIGIEASDLTSLLEQFEETQTKEEQNVPEVCGRAAAVGNSSVEQHTLKKPCSPDLGSTAGLTPPATPPHQMWKPLAPVALLGKPNKSEILKSIPSKAIQIEPLPLPTSKLPCKPKTSVTLGQIQPFSLDHDYCLISKEPSQNSLGNLCSTKQQPSIITKSELHSANSKAFADTGSKLCFNTNTKISFQENGNSENLKCEGQSESKAMTTAGIVTPDASPDRLDSERYQESSERSSSPCHQKRGRTQRKYRTRIPSRSRSTSSSSGSSGSRSPPRKRCRSRSTSRSPSRYSAHSRSSSPRKRRYSYSSSSSDSWSRSRSRSRSRSRSRTPSRRSHQWDTRHSPNHRYNYSYDLKHHNEEVRRQKEKAIEERRVVYIGRIHGSMTRKELKERFSYFGEIEECTVHFREHGDNYGFVTYYNKKNAFTAIENGSKLRQPNELPFDLCFGGRRQFCGASYADLDSNRDFDPAPVKGRVNALDFDTLLKQAQRNLKR; this is encoded by the exons TCAGAGATACTACATGAAGGTTTGTGTGTTCTGCAAAACAGTGGTCTGGATACTGAAGATGCACTTGAAGCTCTGGGTGGATGTTTGGATCCATCTATTCTATCAATCTTTGAAGAGTCTGCAAATGGAGAG GTTAAAAGTGGTGTTGATGAAGAAAGTGAGGCTACATTGCTCACAGCTCTCACTGAAATACTTGACAATGTAGATGATGAAAACTTGTCTCCCTTTGATACTCTACCTGACATGGACCTTTTGCAAGGGCAGAAAGGCCATGAGCACTCACCT CTAAGAAAATTTCTGAGCCTCTCATGCACTCCACCAGAGAGAATGTCTATGTGTAACTCAAGGCAATTTGCTGGGAAG AGATTTGATGGTGGAGaggatgctgctgctgctagtTTTTCTGAACTTATACAGGATTTGGATGTATCGTCAGAATTGGATTGGTGCCTTCCCATATCACTGGAGCAGGATGGGGAGACTGTGTCTGTTACTCTCAGTGATTTGGTCAAGCACATGCACCCGTATGCTATGACATTATGTGTAGAAGGAGAAGAGCAGCTCCTGCCTGAAGAAGGAATCATTTTGGAGGTGATGGACAAAGGAGAACATGGAGAACCCATTCTTTCTATTCCAGATCTAAGCTTTCCTTTATCTTTGGATGGTGTAGAAGATGAGCAGAATGTTCCAGAACACAGCATTGATAAGGCTATGCTGAAACCTGAAGACCCACCATCGGAGTTGACAATCTCAAAAATTTCAACAATCAAGGACAACAAAGTGGAGAATGTGAACGTTAAACAGCCCAAAAAAGAGTCGCCTGAAAAAGGGGtcttgaaaaggaaaaagaaacgAAAACCCGAAGAACCAAAACTTGCCGAAGGAAGAGTATTAAGAAGCATGTCCTCAAATAAGATAGTTGAGGAACCCAGTAAGGAAGTGGAACaacaaaagaggaagaaaaaggtcACATTTGCACCTGCTCTTACTGTAGATAAAAATGAGATGTGTCAAGATAAATCTTCATTGGTGAAGACAACTGAGGTACATGTGCCTGAGGAAATACCTTCCTCTACCACAGTCCCCACAGCAAATTCTGTATCTAATCAAGTCTGTACAGATGTAATTAAATCAAACCACTTGACTGTCCCTGAGGAAGAAGTCACACCTAGTGAACCCAAGCAAAAATCACTTAGTTTACAACAGTATCGCCTTCTTCGCCAGCAGAAGAAACCAACTCCTCTGGAGAAGGTGGGTGACAACAGCACTAAATGGCCTACATTACCGGAAACACCCAAGGAACTTCCTCCAATCCCCTGTTTGCCTGACCCTAACCTTAAGGACCCACGTCGTTCATCTTCCACTCCTGTAAAAAAAGAGATTGTCCCGGAAATCATGCCTGCCTGGCATCCAAGAGGACCCGGAGCACCACCAACTCCTCAGGCTTTGCTGGTTCCACCAGCATCGATGTTGGGTGCCTCTAAAAAACCTGTGTCCTGTAAGTCAGGTTCTCCAGATCCCACAAAACCTGCAGACAATTCCAGTACATCTACATACTCCTCCACACAGCCTTGTCCCCAGAAACCACCCGTTCCAACCAATATGCCAGAGAACACTATTCCAAACAAGGTATCTCAGGCTACTAAGCAGGCATCAGCTGATATTGCTCCGTCACTACCAGTGGCCACTAGAGTTGAAGAAGCAAAGGAGCTCCTTGCAGCTAAGCaggcaaaatgtttacaaaatacTCCCTCTGTGTCTTCTCCACTTACAGTGACTCAATTATCAGCTACCTCTAAGGATCAAGAAATCTCCCAAACTCAGGTTGTGCCTGAAATCATCACAATCACTACAAAAACTGATACCACTAAGGCTGCTGCTAATAACCTTAATGCTGCAAGTATAACTAAGCCAATGGTGGAAGTTCCTGCACCCAAACCAGCAAAAAACATTCAATCCATCTGTGCTCGCAATCCTATTGTGTGCTCCCAACGTCATGTTGCACCCATCGCTCTTCAGCCTTTCTCCTCCGCTCCAATTCAGGCCAGAATTATGAAGCTGGCAGAGCAGATGCGTCTGGCTTCTGTTGCAGCACCTAAAGTGAAGAGCCCTACTGCAGAGCTTATAGAATCTTTCACTAGTGAAATTG GTATTGAGGCTTCTGACCTCACCAGCCTTTTGGAGCAGTTTGAAGAAACTCAGA CTAAAGAGGAGCAGAATGTGCCAGAGGTCTGTGGTAGAGCAGCTGCTGTAGGAAACTCCAG TGTGGAGCAGCACACACTCAAAAAACCTTGCAGTCCTGATCTGGGCAGCACAGCAG GTCTTactccaccagccacacctcctCACCAGATGTGGAAGCCCTTGGCACCAGTTGCATTATTAGGAAAACCAAACAAGTCAGAAATACTCAAATCAATTCCATCTAAGGCAATTCAAATAGAGCCATTGCCTTTGCCTACAAGCAAGCTACCATGCAAGCCCAAGACTTCTGTTACTCTTGGACAGATCCAGCCTTTTTCTCTAGACCATGATTACTGTCTCATTTCGAAGGAACCTTCCCAGAATAGCCTTGGCAATCTCTGTTCGACAAAGCAACAACCAAGCATCATCACAAAGTCTGAGTTGCACTCTGCAAACAGCAAGGCATTTGCAGACACTGGATCTAAACTTTGTTTTAACACCAATACTAAAATTAGCTTTCAGGAAAATGGCAACTCTGAAAATCTTAAATGTGAGGGTCAGTCTGAGAGCAAGGCCATGACCACTGCAGGCATTGTAACTCCAGATGCTTCTCCAGATCGACTGGATTCTGAAAGATATCAAGAATCTTCCGAACGTTCTTCTAGTCCATGCCACCAGAAAAGAGGCCGTACACAGAGAAAATACAGAACACGGATACCCAGCAGGTCTAGATCCACATCAAGCAGTTCTGGGTCATCCGGATCGCGCTCGCCACCTAGGAAAAG ATGTAGGTCTCGAAGCACCTCAAGATCTCCTTCAAGATATTCAGCCCATTCCCGATCCTCATCTCCTCGCAAGCGAAGATACTCATATTCTAGCTCCAGCTCTGATTCTTGGAGCCGCAGCCGTTCTCGGTCACGCTCTCGATCACGTTCTCGAACCCCCTCGCGCAGGTCTCACCAATGGGACACTCGTCACAG cCCTAATCACAGATATAACTACAGCTATgatttaaaacatcataatgAGGAAGTAAGAAGACAAAAGGAGAAGGCAATT GAGGAGCGCAGAGTAGTTTATATTGGACGCATTCATGGAAGCATGACCCGGAAGGAGCTGAAGGAGCGCTTCTCATATTTTGGGGAGATTGAGGAATGCACTGTACACTTTAGAGAGCATGG agATAACTATGGTTTTGTCACCTACTACAACAAAAAGAATGCATTTACTGCTATTGAGAACGGAAGCAAGCTTCGACAGCCGAATGAACTTCCGTTTGACCTGTGTTTTGGAGGCAGGAGACAGTTTTGTGGGGCTAGTTATGCTGATCTGG ATTCAAATCGTGACTTCGATCCAGCCCCTGTGAAAGGCAGGGTTAATGCACTAGACTTTGACACTTTACTTAAGCAAGCTCAGAGAAACTTGAAAAGGTAA
- the pprc1 gene encoding peroxisome proliferator-activated receptor gamma coactivator-related protein 1 isoform X1 translates to MAARWGTGEEMLTACNIEYFSPTTIDESEILHEGLCVLQNSGLDTEDALEALGGCLDPSILSIFEESANGEVKSGVDEESEATLLTALTEILDNVDDENLSPFDTLPDMDLLQGQKGHEHSPLRKFLSLSCTPPERMSMCNSRQFAGKRFDGGEDAAAASFSELIQDLDVSSELDWCLPISLEQDGETVSVTLSDLVKHMHPYAMTLCVEGEEQLLPEEGIILEVMDKGEHGEPILSIPDLSFPLSLDGVEDEQNVPEHSIDKAMLKPEDPPSELTISKISTIKDNKVENVNVKQPKKESPEKGVLKRKKKRKPEEPKLAEGRVLRSMSSNKIVEEPSKEVEQQKRKKKVTFAPALTVDKNEMCQDKSSLVKTTEVHVPEEIPSSTTVPTANSVSNQVCTDVIKSNHLTVPEEEVTPSEPKQKSLSLQQYRLLRQQKKPTPLEKVGDNSTKWPTLPETPKELPPIPCLPDPNLKDPRRSSSTPVKKEIVPEIMPAWHPRGPGAPPTPQALLVPPASMLGASKKPVSCKSGSPDPTKPADNSSTSTYSSTQPCPQKPPVPTNMPENTIPNKVSQATKQASADIAPSLPVATRVEEAKELLAAKQAKCLQNTPSVSSPLTVTQLSATSKDQEISQTQVVPEIITITTKTDTTKAAANNLNAASITKPMVEVPAPKPAKNIQSICARNPIVCSQRHVAPIALQPFSSAPIQARIMKLAEQMRLASVAAPKVKSPTAELIESFTSEIGIEASDLTSLLEQFEETQTKEEQNVPEVCGRAAAVGNSSVEQHTLKKPCSPDLGSTAGLTPPATPPHQMWKPLAPVALLGKPNKSEILKSIPSKAIQIEPLPLPTSKLPCKPKTSVTLGQIQPFSLDHDYCLISKEPSQNSLGNLCSTKQQPSIITKSELHSANSKAFADTGSKLCFNTNTKISFQENGNSENLKCEGQSESKAMTTAGIVTPDASPDRLDSERYQESSERSSSPCHQKRGRTQRKYRTRIPSRSRSTSSSSGSSGSRSPPRKRFSLQRCRSRSTSRSPSRYSAHSRSSSPRKRRYSYSSSSSDSWSRSRSRSRSRSRSRTPSRRSHQWDTRHSPNHRYNYSYDLKHHNEEVRRQKEKAIEERRVVYIGRIHGSMTRKELKERFSYFGEIEECTVHFREHGDNYGFVTYYNKKNAFTAIENGSKLRQPNELPFDLCFGGRRQFCGASYADLDSNRDFDPAPVKGRVNALDFDTLLKQAQRNLKR, encoded by the exons TCAGAGATACTACATGAAGGTTTGTGTGTTCTGCAAAACAGTGGTCTGGATACTGAAGATGCACTTGAAGCTCTGGGTGGATGTTTGGATCCATCTATTCTATCAATCTTTGAAGAGTCTGCAAATGGAGAG GTTAAAAGTGGTGTTGATGAAGAAAGTGAGGCTACATTGCTCACAGCTCTCACTGAAATACTTGACAATGTAGATGATGAAAACTTGTCTCCCTTTGATACTCTACCTGACATGGACCTTTTGCAAGGGCAGAAAGGCCATGAGCACTCACCT CTAAGAAAATTTCTGAGCCTCTCATGCACTCCACCAGAGAGAATGTCTATGTGTAACTCAAGGCAATTTGCTGGGAAG AGATTTGATGGTGGAGaggatgctgctgctgctagtTTTTCTGAACTTATACAGGATTTGGATGTATCGTCAGAATTGGATTGGTGCCTTCCCATATCACTGGAGCAGGATGGGGAGACTGTGTCTGTTACTCTCAGTGATTTGGTCAAGCACATGCACCCGTATGCTATGACATTATGTGTAGAAGGAGAAGAGCAGCTCCTGCCTGAAGAAGGAATCATTTTGGAGGTGATGGACAAAGGAGAACATGGAGAACCCATTCTTTCTATTCCAGATCTAAGCTTTCCTTTATCTTTGGATGGTGTAGAAGATGAGCAGAATGTTCCAGAACACAGCATTGATAAGGCTATGCTGAAACCTGAAGACCCACCATCGGAGTTGACAATCTCAAAAATTTCAACAATCAAGGACAACAAAGTGGAGAATGTGAACGTTAAACAGCCCAAAAAAGAGTCGCCTGAAAAAGGGGtcttgaaaaggaaaaagaaacgAAAACCCGAAGAACCAAAACTTGCCGAAGGAAGAGTATTAAGAAGCATGTCCTCAAATAAGATAGTTGAGGAACCCAGTAAGGAAGTGGAACaacaaaagaggaagaaaaaggtcACATTTGCACCTGCTCTTACTGTAGATAAAAATGAGATGTGTCAAGATAAATCTTCATTGGTGAAGACAACTGAGGTACATGTGCCTGAGGAAATACCTTCCTCTACCACAGTCCCCACAGCAAATTCTGTATCTAATCAAGTCTGTACAGATGTAATTAAATCAAACCACTTGACTGTCCCTGAGGAAGAAGTCACACCTAGTGAACCCAAGCAAAAATCACTTAGTTTACAACAGTATCGCCTTCTTCGCCAGCAGAAGAAACCAACTCCTCTGGAGAAGGTGGGTGACAACAGCACTAAATGGCCTACATTACCGGAAACACCCAAGGAACTTCCTCCAATCCCCTGTTTGCCTGACCCTAACCTTAAGGACCCACGTCGTTCATCTTCCACTCCTGTAAAAAAAGAGATTGTCCCGGAAATCATGCCTGCCTGGCATCCAAGAGGACCCGGAGCACCACCAACTCCTCAGGCTTTGCTGGTTCCACCAGCATCGATGTTGGGTGCCTCTAAAAAACCTGTGTCCTGTAAGTCAGGTTCTCCAGATCCCACAAAACCTGCAGACAATTCCAGTACATCTACATACTCCTCCACACAGCCTTGTCCCCAGAAACCACCCGTTCCAACCAATATGCCAGAGAACACTATTCCAAACAAGGTATCTCAGGCTACTAAGCAGGCATCAGCTGATATTGCTCCGTCACTACCAGTGGCCACTAGAGTTGAAGAAGCAAAGGAGCTCCTTGCAGCTAAGCaggcaaaatgtttacaaaatacTCCCTCTGTGTCTTCTCCACTTACAGTGACTCAATTATCAGCTACCTCTAAGGATCAAGAAATCTCCCAAACTCAGGTTGTGCCTGAAATCATCACAATCACTACAAAAACTGATACCACTAAGGCTGCTGCTAATAACCTTAATGCTGCAAGTATAACTAAGCCAATGGTGGAAGTTCCTGCACCCAAACCAGCAAAAAACATTCAATCCATCTGTGCTCGCAATCCTATTGTGTGCTCCCAACGTCATGTTGCACCCATCGCTCTTCAGCCTTTCTCCTCCGCTCCAATTCAGGCCAGAATTATGAAGCTGGCAGAGCAGATGCGTCTGGCTTCTGTTGCAGCACCTAAAGTGAAGAGCCCTACTGCAGAGCTTATAGAATCTTTCACTAGTGAAATTG GTATTGAGGCTTCTGACCTCACCAGCCTTTTGGAGCAGTTTGAAGAAACTCAGA CTAAAGAGGAGCAGAATGTGCCAGAGGTCTGTGGTAGAGCAGCTGCTGTAGGAAACTCCAG TGTGGAGCAGCACACACTCAAAAAACCTTGCAGTCCTGATCTGGGCAGCACAGCAG GTCTTactccaccagccacacctcctCACCAGATGTGGAAGCCCTTGGCACCAGTTGCATTATTAGGAAAACCAAACAAGTCAGAAATACTCAAATCAATTCCATCTAAGGCAATTCAAATAGAGCCATTGCCTTTGCCTACAAGCAAGCTACCATGCAAGCCCAAGACTTCTGTTACTCTTGGACAGATCCAGCCTTTTTCTCTAGACCATGATTACTGTCTCATTTCGAAGGAACCTTCCCAGAATAGCCTTGGCAATCTCTGTTCGACAAAGCAACAACCAAGCATCATCACAAAGTCTGAGTTGCACTCTGCAAACAGCAAGGCATTTGCAGACACTGGATCTAAACTTTGTTTTAACACCAATACTAAAATTAGCTTTCAGGAAAATGGCAACTCTGAAAATCTTAAATGTGAGGGTCAGTCTGAGAGCAAGGCCATGACCACTGCAGGCATTGTAACTCCAGATGCTTCTCCAGATCGACTGGATTCTGAAAGATATCAAGAATCTTCCGAACGTTCTTCTAGTCCATGCCACCAGAAAAGAGGCCGTACACAGAGAAAATACAGAACACGGATACCCAGCAGGTCTAGATCCACATCAAGCAGTTCTGGGTCATCCGGATCGCGCTCGCCACCTAGGAAAAG GTTCTCTTTACAAAGATGTAGGTCTCGAAGCACCTCAAGATCTCCTTCAAGATATTCAGCCCATTCCCGATCCTCATCTCCTCGCAAGCGAAGATACTCATATTCTAGCTCCAGCTCTGATTCTTGGAGCCGCAGCCGTTCTCGGTCACGCTCTCGATCACGTTCTCGAACCCCCTCGCGCAGGTCTCACCAATGGGACACTCGTCACAG cCCTAATCACAGATATAACTACAGCTATgatttaaaacatcataatgAGGAAGTAAGAAGACAAAAGGAGAAGGCAATT GAGGAGCGCAGAGTAGTTTATATTGGACGCATTCATGGAAGCATGACCCGGAAGGAGCTGAAGGAGCGCTTCTCATATTTTGGGGAGATTGAGGAATGCACTGTACACTTTAGAGAGCATGG agATAACTATGGTTTTGTCACCTACTACAACAAAAAGAATGCATTTACTGCTATTGAGAACGGAAGCAAGCTTCGACAGCCGAATGAACTTCCGTTTGACCTGTGTTTTGGAGGCAGGAGACAGTTTTGTGGGGCTAGTTATGCTGATCTGG ATTCAAATCGTGACTTCGATCCAGCCCCTGTGAAAGGCAGGGTTAATGCACTAGACTTTGACACTTTACTTAAGCAAGCTCAGAGAAACTTGAAAAGGTAA